Within the Scomber scombrus chromosome 4, fScoSco1.1, whole genome shotgun sequence genome, the region cagcagcaaagtggacagttaAAATAGAATagtgtcaataaaaaagaataaagaacaataaataataagtaagtacaaaagcaataaagaaTAACAATAgtaaattaaagccgcaagcggcgatggcgggccctcgctcacccatgccaccgcggggcctgaggcatggcggggctgtggcgtgaagcagaaaagtgagaaaaaacctggaaggaggccaaaaatgcaatgtttcgttcatccagtagggggcagtcacaggtagttacacatatggtctggtgtggtctggtgtgttcagggcggccactcatcagtcatgtgaagtttggagtgaattggacaaagcatgaaggagttatgagaggttgatggttcatccaccagggggcagtaatgggatgcatgcaggtgtgttcagggtcagtccctcatcacacatgtgaagtttcgtggaaatcggacaatgttgatgcaaaaaatggcacttcctgtttccactagggggagacatgagcgacacccctatcagatggaagaggtctccaccctggacctgtgtatcaattttcatgatgatacgtgttcaataaagccatcaaaaagccaaacgtattttcatggcgaggaattgatggtagccacgcccccacagggacgccattactcgtagcttcacagtgttcataatgtagcttcaccaactggttctgcatgttttagaagtggaatgaagttgatggggtcaactatgtatttttcatgaatttaagttcacttcctgttaccaccggggggcgctatgagttacgtgggaagttaatatatcgggacgttcagggcggagccatcatcctgtccagcaagtttgaagctgattggatgaagtatgtgggcgtgagagccactcgtatgtacatggcgagcacgccaaagttagttgagccctggcagacacgccctttgacctacggatgcgcagagcacaacttaagctcagctaggtctggagatgttgcgtacctcatttgaacttgatcgggcgaacgctgtgggaggagttaatttgaggcgggaaaaatcaaaaccaaaatggccgacttcctgttgggttgaggtcatgaggtcatgaggtcaagaggcttttttgcatatgtgggtataatacatatgtgtaccgaattttgtgtgcataggacaaagttagcaaaattccctatgggcatttttggactttgtagggggcgctattccgccattctgcgtcgaccatgtgcgaccacccaaaaatatcaaatttcggatgaggccggacgtccgtgcaaaagtataagcattttcgcatttgggaaaggggcgaaattggggcacgaaatgtcggaagaataataataataataataataataataataataataataataataataaacattacaatttcaatagggctttcgccgctcgggccctaaaaatatagtaaaataatagtaatagtgaCATtatacaagagtaatattggtgttgagtgataatatacttgagtttgatattgttattgcacagattttaaagcaaaatatatatacaaataaatacatttatatatttactgtccAGGTTGGAGGGGCATGTGAGGtctactgggagcagtgctcatttgacagtctgacagctgcagggagtAAGGACCTGAAATAAGTGCAGGACTATCCCTGACAACATatgttatgttttaataaatacattagaATACTGTTAAAATATTCAACCAATAATCAGTGTACCTAAACAATCATTTGGGCAGGTATTTAAGGTAATCATTTAGCCTTGGTGTTATTGTTTTCTGGATCACTTATTCTGACTTCTCTGTTGTAAAATTGAAAGATTTAGCTTTTAAATGAGAACAGAGTTATACCAAAGGTTGAAGAACAGTAACCTTCTGACTTTAGGCACATGTAATTCGGGTTTGTGCACAAAAATATGATGCCTGGAAAGAAGTTAAATGCTTTACAAGATGTCATGTCATCTTTTCAGAAATGTAGTGCAGGTGTCACCTTGTGGCAAGAGTTGCAAATGCACTCCGGTAAGACACAGCATGATCAACAAAGCAGCAAACAGCTCGACATTCATTTTCTGAGCAGGTTAGTTTTACCTCAGACACTGACGTCAAATACCAAACAAGACTGCGGGGAAGAAAACCCAAAGAAATGCAAATATCAGCCTCAACAAGCTGACCTTGAAGGACCACACAGTGTCAGCAGTGAGAGCGACTTCTGACAACTTGCCACACGTGTAGGACAGGCACAGATAGTATCTTACAGCTGGACAAAcatcacattcatctgcttaaGTTAATGTTATTTATCTATCGACGCGGCTACCAAGCAAAGTGCTGCAGGGAAGTTAGCATGGAGGCTAACCAGAGAtacacagggagagagggagagagagagagagagagagagagagagagagagagagagagagaatgagagtgagagtgagagagagagagaagacgcAGGAAGAGTAAGTTAGACCTGTCTTCTTAAAACTAAGGCTGGGTAAAAACTGGCCGTATTTTAAAGTAGGAGTTAACATTACCAGAACTATGAGGGAGTCGGTGTGCACGGAAGGCAGACCCCAGTCTCCTCCCCAGCATCTCAGCTCCATGGCAGCCGCCATGTTTTGATTCAATGGAAGGAGCTGGTGACGTCACGGTGTAGTTGTCATATCCGCAGAGGtgaaaagtctgtttttaagtttattcatttatttatctgaatcattttactttaattcCCGTAACTGccctttaatattttattttattttatgttatgttatgttatgttcttCATATcagtcagtggtggaagaagatccaatacagcaatgtaataATACTCTATTACAgttaaaagtcctgcatgaaaaatcctattTAAATAAACCTAAGTATTAGCTGCAAAAAGTATGTAAAGTATTGAAGTGAGGGTAGTGGTTTGGACCCTCTGACTGATTTATTATTgacattattagattattaagcatcagtgttagaacTGTTGTAGATGCTGtaggtggagctagtttcaacaaatatatacaggtagctagtttagtccagtggttcttAACCTAGGGGttgggcccctccaaagggtcaccagatcaATCggaggggtcgtgagatgattagtgagagaggaaataagataaaacaaagttctgatacacaaatgttttcagtttttagattttttctttaatctttgatttttggtgaaatattggatcatttgaacatttattgaattgAAACGTGTCCACCAAATCACTGTACTATGAAGCTTTTAACAACAAACATCTTAAATGTGACCCCAGCTACACTGATTTTAGAAagatgtcaaaagccaaaaaggttgtaCACCActagtttaatctttaacaaagtgttgtattttaaaagcttgttagaCACAAGTACAGTACTcaagtaaatgtatttagttaccCTTTCAgtcaaaaacataaatgtgaatgtgtgagcaGTGACATGTAAAGTGctgaaaagtcaaaacaaagcTTAAGTCCAACAAAGGAAAAAATCTGCAGCTGCTGGCTGGGATGAGTCCAAGTGAGAAAGAGCCAACAACGCTGTAAGTTGGCCTTTCATCCTATGGGATCACTGGGCCCAGGTGCTCTGAATCGCATTGGCTGCCACAACTACATTCCTCTGGTAACTTTATAGGAAAACACAGTATCTTATAACCACACCTGTATCAGTACAGTAGGTTAAGTGAGGCAGGGTccatcatattattattttatttattattacttttatacTTTGTCCTGTAATCATGTTGACTGTTTCAACAAACTGAAAGGGAAGttttcactttcagtttcaAGAAATTTCATTATGATGCCGcaatgttttctgttgttaataataataaaataatacattgaaTATGTGCTAAAGTATGgatacattcaaacacacaacataaagaaaatagtaataataataaggatTAGGAATGTCACTAAATGGACTTGTTGCACACACTTGGATTGGCATGCAAATAGTGTTgacatataaatgtaaatactgCTATAAATGTGCCCATATACGagtgttttactgtttcttcACAATGTCAAATAGTAATTCCCATTTGGCATTTTACTTATTTTCAGCACCAACAGCATGACATCTGTCCAGAAGGTGATAGTGAGACCATTGATCGCTGCCAGGTGTTTGGTCAGAGAGCAGGCAACTAGACGCAGTGATAATGCACTAAGGGATGGTAAATGTCTCACTTTGGCTCAAGGCAACAGCTGAGATGATGAAATGTAGTTGAGGTTAGTAGCAAATGCTTTATAAGACGAGTACCAGACATCTATCATGAAATGTTTCCAGGGTTAAAAACTGTCCCAAGTCTagccctctccttctctttcctttcccaCATTCCCTAACAGATGGGATTAGGAAAGGATTTGCAGAGGCATGTATAAagttgaattgaattaaataaaattaaaaacacctgGCATACAGTTATGCAGTTCAACTGACTTACTGAAGGTGAGCTGGGAGATCAAATCTATGACGGGGGTTCGCAATGTTTGTGCTGTAATCAGGTTTTCCTCCCTCAAGACACCAGAACAATTCATTTCAGACATTAGACTTGGCTGACTTTATAAATGATGATTCTGTTCTGTATATCCTAAATCCCAAAAAGACAGTAGGGAAAAAGACTCAGAGAATTAAAGCTTTATCTTGATCATAAATATGAAGACACCTCACATTTAgctcatacagtatgtaaaatagAGCTCTGataatcagaataaaatatgccttgctttttaaaaaactttttaactgtatttatcaTGTAGTAGTACTAATATTCTAATTCGGTTTTACACACATATAATCAAACCATAGTAGCAGGGGAACACTCCCCCAAACTATTAAAATAGTCCCTACACTGTGCCACTTTTGTAGCAGTAACGTATGAGGACACTCCCCTTTGCTTTAAAAGCTGTGTCTTTGGCCATAAAGCCACCTCACCTCTGCTGAGATTTTGCTTCAACATCTGGATGTTCAGTTTGTCGTTTTCTTCCTGTGATTCATCTTCACTCTTACTGAGCCACAGGAGGAAACTTGGTTCTAACATCAAGGACAGGGCTTCTTCTGAGGCGTTTCCCATACTGAAGCACTGAGGATGGGTGTGTGGGCCAGAGCAGTGGCTCTGTCTCTGGTGCTGCAACAGCTAGTGCTCACTGTCACAGCTCAAGGAATTGGTGAGTACTGGCTCTTCACAGGCTATGCCCTACTGGAGAACATAATTAACAGTATGATTCTGTAGTGCTGTACATGTTAAATCTCTATAAGTCAGTAAACTTTCTCTTCCATGATGTATCCCTGATGTATTGTCTGGTCTTACAACTTCTGCAGCAAGCCACATTTAACAAGGGTAATTCAATTGATTTGGTTGGTATGAAGTTGGCTTTTATGTGGTTTGTAAAGCATAATTTACAGGCTCCAGCAACCGTCTGACTGAAATAAAGTCAGTCTTAGATGGTAAAACAACACTAGCTGTCATCTGGGAAAGTGCATGTGAAAAAATCTGATTTGCTTGGAATCTGCACGCACATTTTTCCACATAATTTACTGTCACTTTGTATTATTCTTGAATTCAGCTAATAGCtgcatgaatgtgtttgtgtgtatgtgtgcttgtgtccaAAGTGAGACTGAGTTTGTTGCAGTGGAAAAAGTTTATTGCTGCTCTGTTCTGCAAGTCCAGTCTACCACTCTATAAAACGCAGCAGGACACAAACGCTCACTTACACGTAAAAATACACGCGtgcacagacacatatacacatacagatacactgCTACACATAATGAAATGCCATGGTGCTCTGACTCAGCAGTAGCAATCTGCAGTATACTGCAAGTCATAGCCATCTGACAAAACGCTTAGGGTGTACTAGATGGAAGGCAATTCGTTGGCCTGCTTACTCGTTACATTACTGACTGACATTTACTGTCTATGTTAACTGTGCCTTTCATGATACTGGGTAGAACATGAGCAACTTTTTGCACAATTATGGTAAAAATGCATCTACAGCTgtataatgcacatttttaaccGTCCTTTTCCATGTTAGTCTTCGACCTCTTGGTGTCTCCAGACTGCTTGCCAGACTTGCTTCAAGGAAGCCTTAAGAACAAAGGACGAGATGAggctttccttctctcctccttcaaCCTCCACAACAAGGCCCCCACCTCTCTCTACAGTGTCATCAACCCCAAAGACAACACCAAGTACCTGGAGCTCAGCGTGCAGGCTAAACTGAGCAAGAGTGAGTCAAACTACCGAAACATATCATTACATTGTCTGTTACAACTGCTGGAATGTATATTCTGCAGCCCCCTCTCTGTTTTATGGTCCCCTAGCTTCATTACAGCTTCTCTCCATCTCTAGTGACTCTACGTTACCAGAAGTTGGATGGCAGGTTTGGCACAACCAGTTTCAACCACGCCTCCCTGGCAGATGGCAAAGATCACCATGTGATGCTGCACGCCAGCGGTCTACAGCACGGCCCACATCGCTTCAACATCTATGTAGACTGCAGACTGGTGCACACTTTGGATGATCTGCCGGCTGCGTTTGGGTCACTCCCACCTGGCCCTAACAGGGTGGCACTTAGGACCCTGCAGTCAAGTAGGCAGGTAAATATGTTTACTTTAAAGAGTATTTTTGCTGTAGAGATGTACCGCATAGAAACACAGTAGAATAAATATTGCAGCATAGGTAAACATAAATACTGTTTGTATCATGCTTGAGAGATTTATGTCAAACACATATCTTTCAAATTGTTTAAGTTGTCTGtatcttgtttttctgtgtaaGGATGAACTGACAGACTTGAAGCTGGTGGTAGGGGACACCATAGACAATGTGGCCACTCTACAAGACTGTAGCATGGGGCAGGGTGAAGCTCTGCAGCTGCTGGGTGAGAGGAGAGTGTTAATTTCTGACTATGACATTACCTGACACACTCATACATTTTTACTAAAACCTGGCAGGTGTTCAGGTTTTGAATTAGTTTGGTTTTCACACGGCACTGTTACCAGATCTGATAGATTTAAAAGGTTGTGCAAAATATCTTGACCTTTAACACATATGAATCAATTCCTAAACctattctatttttttcagACATAAATCAGTATAACAGTATAGAGTTATCTGCCTCTCTAATCCTGCTTTGTGAAATCCTCTTAGGTATCCAGGGAGGCAGGACCATTCACGACCAGGCCACCATACTGGAGCTAAAGAGCATGATGTCTGAGATGAAGGAGCTACTCCAACAGCAGGTAGCTGTGTGTCATCccgatgaaaacacacaaaaacaaatattgaacCTGATCAAAAGACAGAAGTTTGGAAGCAACATAGTCATCAATAGTTTGATGACATTTGTATTTGACACCTCAATGGctccattttaaaatcaaatgaatGCTGAGGGAAAATGGAACAAAGGTCCACATAGTCACAGTAGGAGTCATCTGTCACAGTGATTGACTCAAAAGTTACAAGATGAAAAGAGTGAAgaacaaaacattcaaatcaCAATTACAAAGAGATGATGAGCACATAGaagttgaaatgtgttatacaaTTCCTCAACAGGGTAAAAAGAAGGAATTTATTAagatttacttcttttttttcttcttttttttgggaatCTGGGTAACAGAAAATGTGGAGAGATCAGTGGTTGTTTTGGAAGAGTTGGATTGCCTATTTTTAAGGAATTTGGGCAGATTTACAACCATTTGgaatttcctttttcttctgaaTAAAGATTGGCTCTGCAATAAAATCCACTGTTCATAATGAAAAGTGAGAATCCAGACTGTTAGGACTTAGTGATTTTCTGGATTTTCAAGACTTTATGGACCCTCAGGAATAGATATCAGCTGAGTTTAAGTGAAAATCTGAACCAGATAGGAGTGGACAATTTCAGATGATCATAATTTGAAATAGAGGATTTGTTCGGAGATAAGGCATCAAAAAGGGAGCTTGAGGCAATAAAATGCTTATTAAAACATTCAAGCATCTGTGTGGTGAGATGCTTGAGTGGTGAGAAAATCCTTGATGTAGGGAAGCCACTTAATGGATCTTGCCAATCCTTTGGTCATATCTCATTCAAAGAAAAATGGTATGTTAAAAGATAACAttcaaaatgttctcttttaGTATAAGCTGTTCAATGATAACACAGTTGTACACCAACACATTTTATCCTGACCAACAgtaactcactcactcactgcaCTCTGTCTCTTCCTGGTTAAGATTAAGGAGACCAATTTTCTGAGGAACACCATCACAGAGTGTCTTGCATGTGGTAAGCAGCAGgtttttcagtcttttccaAACTACTGACAACGTCACATTTCAACAAATTACGTAAAtatttgtctatgtgtgtgttcaggtctCGGAGGAAGTCCAACCAACACAGGTCAAGATCCATCTTCAGGTGCAGGTCCAGGCCAGTTTGTCAAACAACCTCAGTCTTTAACTCAGTGTCGACTTGGGACCTGCTTCAGACAGAACATGTGCATCCGTACAGAGTCAGGGGGTTTCCAGTGTGCCCCCTGTCCTGATGGATACACAGGAGATGGGGTGCACTGTGATGACGTAGATGAGGTATTATTATGTGCTCTTTTGTGCCTCTGAAACTCTGTATGACCACAAGTGAAATAACTAGTTACTAGTGgtcatctgctgtttttttggatgttttagTGCCAGTTTAACCCATGTTTCCCTGGTGTGAGGTGTGTGAACACTGCTCCAGGGTTTCGCTGTGAGAAATGCCCTCTGGGATACACCGGACCAGAGATAAATGGAGTGGGAATATCCTATGCAAAGTCAAACAAACAGGTGCACCATCCACATTAGTAGGAAAACAGCTTATATATTATTAAGCTTATCAAAAACAGTCTatgaatattgtttttcatgttctttACAGGTGTGTGAGGATATCGATGAGTGTATGGGCCCACCTGAGAATGGAGGCTGCACTGCCAACTCACACTGCTACAACACTGCTGTAAGACCACTTGGACATGCTTTAGGGTTTAAATCACACTCTCTTGTGGAAGAAGGGTCCTGGTTTCTGACTCTGTGCTGTCCTCACCAGGGCTCCTTCCGCTGTGGAGAGTGTAAAGCTGGTTTCACAGGTGACCAGGTGAGAGGCTGCCAAGGCACCAGGTTTTGCCCCAATGGTGAACCCAACCCCTGTGACGCCAACGGCGAGTGTATTGTGCAGAGAGATGGCAGCATTACCTGTGTGGTAAGAATTCAGAAAATATTGACATCTTATTCACACACCTGTATCAGGAATTCTCATAATAATATCTCCTGCTATGCTGttactttattttgtgtgtgttagtgtggcGTCGGTTGGGCAGGCGATGGTTATGTGTGTGGAGTGGACACTGACATTGATGCACATCCTGACAACAATCTGCAGTGCAAGGGCAGCAACTGTAAGAAGGTACTCATTTCTACATTCCCTATCCTCTCTTGCATTTAATtaaccatagtaacaaaaaatgaatgctgtgtgtctgtgttttcctGTGATGTTTCCAGgacaactgtgtgtttgtgccaaaCTCTGGCCAAGAGGATGCAGACAGGGACGGGTTGGGTGACGCCTGTGACGATGATGCAGACAGCGATGGCATTGTTAACATAGATGTAGGTGACATTTTTTCACAGGTCcacatttctacattttatcACTAAGACCATGCACTATGAATATGTCTGTCTGTTCCAGGACAACTGCTGGCTGGTTCCTAATGTGAACCAGAGGAACAGTGATAAGGATCTCCATGGTGACGCCTGTGACAACTGCAGAACAATCGAAAATCCGTCCCAGAGAGATACAGACAAGGACGGATTGGGAGATGAATGTGATGATGACATGGATGGGGAtggtatgtgtgttttgtcaatGTCAAATAAGTATTATATTCACATAGTTATACATAGCTATACATCCCTTGTATTCAGATAACTGGCTGCAACTAAATTGCCAAATTTTTGTATTGACAGTATTTTTGTCAGAGTGTCTGAAAAAGTGTCAATAGTGTGGGAGGTATAGTAACTTGATCATTACTGCTTTTATTGCATTACTTAGAGGTAACGCAACCAAATGGCTGATTATTGCATTAAAAGAGTCATCCAAACTACACAGTCTAGACTTGTCTGTAAGACCCTCACAAGCTTGTTCAGAAGAAAGTGcggacatttttgtttttttcactggaTTGGCAGTGCTGTATCTGTTCAAAATATCCTCTTGGCCTTTTTTTGGAGTCTGTTTCCAATTCACATCCTCTACCAGTTAGATCACTGACTCTCAggcaaatgttaaaatgttccaACTGGAATTGCGTTGTGTTATGATACAATCTTTTCTCACATACTTCACTTGATTGTCCTTTTAGAACACCTTTTATTTGTTCCACTGGAAACTACGTTTTTAactgtgcttttgtgtgtgccCTTAACTTTACCTGTGCTTACGGAGATTGCATGTTTAGACTGTGTTTGGTGACcactattcattcattttggcAGAGCTCCAGTCTCTTGATCATTTGGTTATGTCTTCAACTCCAAGGCTGGATTGCTTAGTGCTTGgtcatgtctgtctctctctaaaaaacatttttccatgGTAAGCCTCCGCCAGGCACTGAAGGCCACTGGAAACTATTTCAGATTTGTCTTACACAAACACTGCCATCTGCTGATACATTTGACAGATTGTTTCTGAAGGCTGCGTTCTGACttgctttttgttattttcctgTCAAGGCTTTTACACATCAAGCCAGTACTAAAGAGCTGAATTGTTTATGATTCTCAGGTTTAAAGAATATCCTTGACAACTGCCCGCGAGTCCCCAACCCAGAccaaaaagacagagacagcGATGGGGTGGGAGATTCTTGTGACAGCTGTCCTGATGTGGTCAACCCTAATCAGGTAACAAACTGAACAACTTAAAGCAGATTAATCTGCAGCCATAAATCTAACCAACTGTGCATTTTTTCCACCTACAGTCTGACTCAGATGACGACCTTGTAGGAGATACCTGTGACGACAACATCGACAGGTAGATGCCCACCGTCATCTTTAAAGATGTATAAAGTCATGATATTTGCTTTACCTGTCTTCCATTCTCTTTGTCAGTGATGGCGATGGCCaccaaaacacaaaagacaacTGTCCTACAGTCATCAACTCCTCTCAGCTGGACACTGACAAGGATGGAATGGTTTcaaactctctcttttttcctctaacATCATCCTTGAGTTCAGTTGCGTAATAAGTAGATGAATAGATGGCTCTGTGTTTAAACTGCTCCCACTGTCTCACTTTATCTTGTAGGGAGAcgaatgtgatgatgatgacgataaTGACGGCATACTAGACAATGATGACAACTGCAGATTAGTTCCCAACAAAGACCAAATTGACTCAGATAGTGAGTATCACTCCAAGTTTGTCAATGGGTGTGCACGTGGTGTTACTGCTGTTTGAATCCTTTAACTGAAGAGCTTGTATCTCAGATGACGGAGTGGGAGACGCATGCCATGGAGACTTTGACAAGGACAACGTGATTGACATAGTCGACCACTGCCCAGAGAACGCTGAAATCACCCTGACTGACTTCAGAGCCTATCAGACTGTAGTGCTGGACCCGGAGGGAGACTCTCAGATAGACCCCAACTGGGTGGTTCTCAACCAGGTGACCAAATAGCCAAAGTTCAGCCCTCATCCCTGGCTACCCTCTGTTATATCTGCATCTGTGATTGAATGGGATTTCTCACACCGCACTTCTGTTTACTGCTGTACTGGATAGTACAATTTGAACACCAGATTATTTTAGATAAAACTTTGATTATTTTGTTCCCCAACAAGTGAgtccaaaaaacaaactgaagccACTACTTTGTCCTGACAGGGCATGGAGATAGTTCAGACCATGAACTCTGACCCTGGCCTTGCTGTTGGTAAGTATTGACTACCTTCATTCTGTCACCCAAGGTTAAACATTAGgatatttttctattttgtcttctgatgttgttttgtgtttccacTCTGTCGTCCTTATCTGTAGGCTACACAGCATTTAGTGGGGTTGACTTTGAGGGAACATTCCACGTGAACACCGTGACAGATGATGATTATGCTGGCTTCATCTTTGGTTACCAGGACTCGTCCTCCTTCTATGTGGTCATGTGGAAACAGACTGAACAAACCTATTGGCAGGCTGCGCCCTTCAGAGCTGTTGCTGAGCCAGGAATACAACTCAAGGTGTGTCTGTAGGTTTAGTGTTTCCTGTCTTCATCTGTGGTCAGTATCATTTTCCCCTACCTTATTCTGTGTCTTTACCGCCAGATGGTGAAGTCTAAGACAGGACCTGGTGAGTATCTGAGAAACTCCCTCTGGCACACAGGACATACCCCCGACCAGGTACGTCTCTTGTGGAAAGACCCCAGGAACGTGGGCTGGAAGGACAAGGTCTCCTATCGCTGGTTCCTCCAGCACAGACCACAGGTTGGATACATCaggtacagacagacacataaacactcaGAGACATCCACACTCACACTTTACAAAGTGACTTACTATATTCACCCTCTGTTTGAACCAGGGCTCGTTTCTATGAGGGTCCGAACCTGGTGGCAGACACAGACGTGATAATAGACACCAGCATGAGGGGTGGGAGACTGGGCGTGTTCTGCTTCTCTCAGGAAAATATCATCTGGTCCAATCTTAAGTATCGGTGCAATGGTGAGTATTTCTGAGTTGAAGGTGTTCCAGTCAGCCACTTCAGCTGTACATACGCTGTCATGTTTATGAGATTATTTTTGCTCCCCACAGACACTATTCCTGCTGACTACGAGGACCTCAATGCCCAAAACACAAACTAAAGTCAGAGAAGAGTTTTCTATCAAGGAAAAGAGTTGACATCTGCTGAAACCATCGATAAAAGGAACAATAAGACGAAGAATGTAGCGGACATGAgttagagaaagaaagatgaaagtgAGAGGGAATACGGAGGACAGTATTTTAACTTTGTTATTGCAATGACAGGGTCTCAGAGGAACATAATTTTGGGCATTATATACTTCTTCCTAA harbors:
- the thbs4a gene encoding thrombospondin-4a, with protein sequence MGVWARAVALSLVLQQLVLTVTAQGIVFDLLVSPDCLPDLLQGSLKNKGRDEAFLLSSFNLHNKAPTSLYSVINPKDNTKYLELSVQAKLSKMTLRYQKLDGRFGTTSFNHASLADGKDHHVMLHASGLQHGPHRFNIYVDCRLVHTLDDLPAAFGSLPPGPNRVALRTLQSSRQDELTDLKLVVGDTIDNVATLQDCSMGQGEALQLLGIQGGRTIHDQATILELKSMMSEMKELLQQQIKETNFLRNTITECLACGLGGSPTNTGQDPSSGAGPGQFVKQPQSLTQCRLGTCFRQNMCIRTESGGFQCAPCPDGYTGDGVHCDDVDECQFNPCFPGVRCVNTAPGFRCEKCPLGYTGPEINGVGISYAKSNKQVCEDIDECMGPPENGGCTANSHCYNTAGSFRCGECKAGFTGDQVRGCQGTRFCPNGEPNPCDANGECIVQRDGSITCVCGVGWAGDGYVCGVDTDIDAHPDNNLQCKGSNCKKDNCVFVPNSGQEDADRDGLGDACDDDADSDGIVNIDDNCWLVPNVNQRNSDKDLHGDACDNCRTIENPSQRDTDKDGLGDECDDDMDGDGLKNILDNCPRVPNPDQKDRDSDGVGDSCDSCPDVVNPNQSDSDDDLVGDTCDDNIDSDGDGHQNTKDNCPTVINSSQLDTDKDGMGDECDDDDDNDGILDNDDNCRLVPNKDQIDSDNDGVGDACHGDFDKDNVIDIVDHCPENAEITLTDFRAYQTVVLDPEGDSQIDPNWVVLNQGMEIVQTMNSDPGLAVGYTAFSGVDFEGTFHVNTVTDDDYAGFIFGYQDSSSFYVVMWKQTEQTYWQAAPFRAVAEPGIQLKMVKSKTGPGEYLRNSLWHTGHTPDQVRLLWKDPRNVGWKDKVSYRWFLQHRPQVGYIRARFYEGPNLVADTDVIIDTSMRGGRLGVFCFSQENIIWSNLKYRCNDTIPADYEDLNAQNTN